The genomic DNA GATgcatttatgtacagtatgcactgtatgtgtctgtatcaaCATCTGTCTTCTGTCATTACATCGACCTGAATGCTGTATGCCTATATTAATACTTTGCCTGTGAACTCCCTCAGCAACTGTTCCCCGGCCAGTTGTTCCAGGGCAGCAAGAGACGATGACATGGCAGAGAAGCTGTGGGAGCTCAGCTGCCAGATGCTGGGAATTACCTGGGAATAAACCACTAATTTCATTGAATGCACACCTTTCAATTATGCATGAAATTATCATGAGATGTTAGAGGGGCATTACAGTAtgtaccaaagattctagagtggagCTATATGATCTTTGGTATGTACTATGGTCCCACCATCGCTAGCTCCACTATTGACCTTACTAACCtacttatttacacacacacacacacacacacacacacacacacacacacacacacacacacacacacacacacacacacacacacacacacacacacacacacacacacactgccaaatccattcattcacatgACTTTCCATTGAGTATgttgttgtttctgttttttctgTTTCAAGTTGTGCCAATTACATCATTTCTGCCATTGTGCTTTGCTGATTTGTATGTTctggtttgaaaaaaatattatattataaaatAAACTCTTATCAAGTAGAACATTTCCTGTAAACAGTGATTTCTTAATCGATTCTCCAAGCTCTATTCTCCATGAGTTTACATCTTTCTTATTGTGGGAGTATGGCCCAAGTCAATAGAATTATGGAGTTGCTCAATCCTTTGATTCCACTCTATTTTCCATCTTCTGTTTAGTTAGTTATAAGTGGTTAATTCAAATAATCAAATGATCCGTCAAACTTGCGTCCACGGTTTCTCATGGGTGAGTCGGCAACAACAGAAAGAAAGTGGTCACTGACCTGGACACCTCGAACGATGAGCACATATGGCACTAGATGGCGATACTGGTCGTAGAAGTAGACGACTCAACAACAGAGAAATGACACCAGTGCGCATTTGCGCATGCGTGAATTTGAAGCGTCGTCATCTTTTTAAGACGCAGCTACATAAGATACGTGGCTCTGTTTAGAACTACGATCGAACGACTGGATTCTGTGTCATTCCTGCTCTTGCATCCAAAAACAAAGGTGAGAACCCTACACATATTCTTACGAGATTCgtaatctttttttctttgaaatcAATGACAAATATTTTCGGTTAGGAGTTTCGGTGTAGGCCTGCGATTTGGTCGTTCCATTAATGGCCGTTCGCttagttttttaaaaagtagatCCAAGTCGTGTTTAATTCAGGTGGCTGTGTTGATCTAACGTTACATTGTAATAACTTAAGGATGTAAAAAAGCTACATGTTTCCTTTTTCTGAATAATCTTTGTTTTCAATGTAGCCTGTAACATGGATCAAGTGGTGCAATTTGTGGAGCCAGGAAGGCAGTTTGTCAAAGACTCCATAAGGCTAGTGAAGAGATGCACAAAACCTGACAGAAAAGGTGAGTCAAACTAAATTAAACTGGGTTTCTGTttgttaatgtaggcctacgttaTGACGCGAACGCAAAGACACACTAATCATAAAGGTCCTCTctcttaataaaaaaaactaacgTTGAGCGAAATTCCAATTCCAGAATTCCAGAAGATTGCCCTGGCCACCGCAATTGGTTTCGCAATCATGGGCTTTATCGGATTTTTCGTGAAACTCATTCACATCCCCATCAATAACATTATTGTGTAAGTATCTTCGATAAATATTCTAGTCTTTATGCGTAGTACAGTGGCAGAATTGATGTTCACGTAATGGTTTTCTTGTTCTTACCATTCTTACAGGGGTGGCTAACCAGAATCCTTTCTAAACTCTGGATCCATGACTTGACCTGTGACGTTCGATGATTTCTGACTGGACATGGAAAACATGGAATGATTTATTCTTTTGTATGGCTTAATTTAACATGTCTGAAACATTTGTATTTTGGAAATAAAGCTGCTTATCAGTCTTTGCACATGCCTTTATTTCCTTTCTTTCACCCATTTAAAGTGAATAGAATATTTCCAAAggggcctacagtaggctattcctgTAGTGGTGCTGAAAGTAGAGAATACTTCATTAAGGGTTAATGGTATCTGTCTACAATTGGATTCTTGTGAAGTGTTGTTATCTGAGATCCAACAGCCAAACAAATGTGTTTCCCAGTTAAAGAGCAAGGACtgcgtgtgttcatgtgaagTATTTTGGACATGCTACATACGGCTCCTTTAATAACACAAAAATACAGGCTATGCTTTATGACCGATCCTTGCCCATTGAAGGGTATTAtgccatatagcctactgtaaaggTCTTTTCCACAGATAGATTAGATTACAAATAcagagacaacgaaatgcagttagCATCTAACCAGGAGTGCAAGAAGGCAGAAAAGTTGGTTGTCACCAAGGTGCAAAGTTAGTGTTCAGTGACAGCCGCAGGGAAGAAGCTTCCTTGCACATGAAAAATCGCACAAGTGTGGTTCATACATTTATTTTGCAGACATTTATCTTGGGGACTGTCAcaagtaaagcctaccttacactgacagactttgacaagatttgggaaagattcttgaaagattgtagtcttttgagtaaagcttgaatgagtgcattagttaaaagactactaTCTTTTGCAAATCTTATAAAAGTCTGTCGGGTAGGCTTTAGTTGCTGAATTTGTCAACAGTACTGGACAAGAATCATGGACAGTACCTTTTAATAATTGAGATGAGGGGTGCGAGTTTGACAGCGTATTTTGCTAACATTGCATGTGCACTGTGGCCAGAGAAAAGTCAGGCACACAAAGTGGGCAGAGTTAATACAAGACAGATACATACAGTCCCCagtattagaacacatgcttaagttgactgtaaagaggaatataaaatcatcttttggaaattgatcttaatgccttaaatgaaaaaaagagaggaaatatccaacctttaaggacatcagttgtgtatgtgaatgaataggcctaatgtatcaaataaataaataaatgttttccttaaaatacaggggtcataagtattggaacacctaTGTTAACCATACAATACATTTcccataggggcaggcagatttgttttttattgttattttttaaatgccagttatttcgtggatccaggacactatgcaccctgaaaAAGTCTCCTTGGCCTTTGGCATtagaatagccccacatcatcgcatacccttcaccatacctggAGAtttgcatggttttatttcagttagcctattagctggtttcattctcatggagctcaatgaaattcaaaccaggtcaatttccaaaagataattttatatagttaactttagcatgtgttcccatacttatggaggggactGTAGATCAGAATTTAGCACTGGTGTGATTGGTTTATTCAATTTCACTTCAGAGGCCTTGCCCATTTCATAGTCCCTGCCTTGCTGCTACCTATATCCTATAGGTAGAATACCTGTacctgtacttgtactctgcacaaggataataaagttgaatctaatctaatataacCGCTGATCTTGGGGCCCAAGGATGTGCCTTCTATTTTGGTTGATCTGACCTGCAGAGAACAGTATTTGCCTTAATCACATGAAACACTGTCATtatcaaagattttttttaaaacttttttcttttatgttgtgtgtggggtttttttttcttgttgaaatTTTGTTTCCATCTTGACTAAAAACAGACTGAAATGTATATGCCCTTTTTCCCTGATTCTTAATGTGTGATAATTTGTTCAATACTGTTTCACTTCTTTGAAGGCATAATTTAAAGAGAACTTGTGCATGCTGCATTAGACTGTTCTATGCTGACATTAATTGTGCTGTGCAGTAAGCAAGAGCCATGCTATCAGAATTCAGCTATTTACATATTCAGCATGTATAATCAGCTTTTAGGGACATGAGTTTCATAGTAAACATTCTTGATGACCAGGCAACATCCATTATTGTTGTGGTAGTGAGGCCTTTCCCTGAGACAGACACTCCATGTGGAGTGTGCATTGCCTATACATCTGCAGACAAAAGCTACTGACACAATAATTAACATCATGTGATGATATTAGGCCTACCAGGCCTACCATAAGGAGAAAGACACTGTAAGGATGCATGAGAGGCATTGTGcttatcatctatctatctatctaattttATATGTACATGCATGTAAGAGTTTTGTGTAGAAACAGTGTCATTACGTGATGTACTGGTATAAGATTGGGCTTTGGACCATGCTTCTGCTTTCTCTGTTGATGCTTCTACTCACTGCTGCCTGTTCAAAGGGTTTTTGCTACAATATGATCTTACTTTCTGATGATcctatgacatactgtattttcTAACCTGCGTGCACTGTGGCTATCTTTGACGTTTATCACTGTGAACTTGCAACATCGTCCATACCGTACCGGAATTCACCTCAACGCTGTGCTGGTCAGTGTGAGTTTGCTTCACAGTTGTGAAGGGCAGTGACGAATATAGGAGTGCTGTTTTCCAGCAGATCTCTGAgaagagatttaaaaaaaggaCAACAGACTTTTCTACGAATCAGCGGGTAGTTTGTAGGGACACTCAGTCAATCCAGCTGTCATCATACTTTATATTGTAAACTGCTATTTTGTCTAGCTCATCAGGATAGTTCTACGAGATTTTCCATGAGCAAACACAACCACGTGGTTTTGCTCTCACTGAGTGCAGCCCATTCACTGGGCTGTGTGTTAAGACGAATGGCCATGAGACCTCTGTGGAAGAACTGGAGGAGTTTTATCACTGACACTTTTGACTGTTTGTTCACACCTTGCCGATTGTATCTAAATATATTTACTGGTAACCTTTAGACCAAGATGTCACTGTATACTCCCAGTCTGATATCTTGAAAATTATACAAATGTGCCACTGTGACACTGAACTGAACTCTAAACAACACTTGTGCAAGGCTCACTTCTGTGCATCTATAACGGTAAGACAAAACTCTACTCTCCTACAAAGCTTGGATCCAATCACAGTTTTCAAAACATGCAATGCTACTCAAATATTTGTTTAGACAGGTATTGGAAGTGTAATAAAAGTGTGACCGACAGTGCACTATTTACTATTACTATCTACTGTGCAGTTGAGCTGAGGAGTCAGTGTTGACTTGTGTGATTCTCTAGGTTCAGCCAACTGCAGGGAAGCCTCCATGACTTTGACTCTCAGCATTTGAAGTGACTTTGTGACCTTGGGACTTGTTGAATAGAAACCCTGACACTTCCATACCATCTACATGTCTTACAACACATCTGATGTCTGTAATGCCACAATGGAGGCTTTTAAGAAAGCTGATATGATCGTACAAGGTCTCCTATTTTGTGTAGGTATGCCTGCAGTCATCTTGGCATGTTATGCTGCAATACGACTAGTCAGGGTGGATCACACCACCCCTGTCTATGTCATCAACCTGCTCGCTTTAGACCTTCTTCAGGTCTTAATTAAACCCCTGCTCATCATATGCAATCTGGAGACAACGGACCATCAAATTTCATCTCATTTCATATTTCTGTTGGGACAGTTTGGTAGCATTGGGTTCATACTATGCATCTCAGTGGAGAGGTATGTGGCAGTGGCACATCCTCTTTGGTACCAAAGGCACACATGCAAACGTTCTGTCCAGATCTGTCTTGCCGTTTGGATTCTGATACTGACCATTACTTTGTTGAAATACTTCCTGGTGCCACAGCATCTGAACCTCAGGGCTGTCCTGTCTCTTCTGCTGTACATATGTGTTGTTATATGCTACGTTGGAACATCAAGGGCAATACAGTCTGTTCGATCTATACCTgacgaggagaagaaaaggattATGCATTTGTTGGGGATGGTCGTTGGAACATATGGTGTGCTCTTCTTACCTCGATGCTTTCTAAGTATTTACATGAACATTGTTGAACAGACTTTCTGTATTCCGAAGTATTTTGCAGATCTAGTTGTTCAGTTTACTCCTATGGTGGATCCTTTCTTGTACATTTTCATTAGAAGGGATGTCAATGTGAGAGAGTATTGCTGTGTAACACTCTAGTCTAACCAAGGACAAAGGGAATGAAACAACTACTTGAAACCATTCATTTGATATGACTTCctttttttctgatttttttcttAATTTCTGTCGGTCGTTATGATTATATCAAGTAAGGGCGCAATAACGATGGGAAAAAAACTGTGCTTTATGTTGTTGACACTGAACCGATtgaagaaagataaaaaaaaataagtacaaaataaatatatatatatatatatagcaatATATAAGCAATCTATGATTACTTTATATCACTGTGTTTTTTATGTAagtatatgtatactgtataatatgtTACACATATTATGTTCTTAAGAAAAAATGTCACTCTTTCTGCACAATTGCTGTGTTATGTGCTATCCTACTTATGCAATTATTTGTGTTGGTGGCTGAATGTTATCTTTTATTTGGTTTATGTTATTGCTGCTTAGAAGAAGCTGGGATCCATCATGGATATCAGGGATATCATCATGGAGCTAATCcctcatataggctacagatgCACAACATAAAGACAACTTTGTCTTGGCAATAAAATTGTAATTGTGTTATTATAATATTTTGTGGACTTGGTTCATATAAAGTGTCATCCACAATACAATCTAATTCTCTTTATTAAAAAACAtcactttttgaaatgtgattTTATTATGTTCAGAAAAAATACATCAACCCACATTTGAAAACAGAATGGTGGCTAGCTGCCTTTTTCTATATGTCACTATACTCCATTAGTtgtcaaaaaaataaacaaatcctCAAAAATGGAATTCACACATTCAAATGAAACATTGTCTCATATAGGTGAAATATTtgtatttcatatttttttgaaaacaaaatgcaGGATAGCATGTTTTGTCCTTACACGTTatgctactgtacagtatatgttgttcATTGATTACAAATATGTAATTTGACATGAAGAAATCTATCTTAAGAAGGACATATCAGAGCACAGTCTGAGAAACACAGATACAAATTATTTTACAATATAGTCAATGCTCCATGATCTTAGCTTCACAGATGTATGCATTCAGTCAAAAAAGATGGCACAAGTACATTGCAAATCACCACagcttttaaagcaacactaaagagtttttttttttgtaatctaaaataatgtttccaaaataatttcagtggttcatcaactcataacagggtgaacagaacttctgcattcgctttgcggccctctattggctataaccgcactatgtaaatttaccagattgggtagcagatctgtagtttgatggaatgagacatacgAAATGACAAATATGACTAGCttcaatgttgcaatacatcacactttcataaaatcatgcaacatagtctaccttgtctgtggacattgttatttgctggataaacaaatagcgtgcatgcaacagaggaaaagtgctttagtgttgctttaacatccCAACATCCCAGTGTAATAGGTCACATAATGACCCCAAATCTCAAGATGTTATCAGTCAGAGGTTTTTTCATGAGCATAGTTGACACTTGATGATGTCTGGATACTGACTTACTACAACTGAATTTCAACAAAAGACATTAACGATCATCCAATGTGAGGTACAAATAATAGCAACCACAGAAAACTATTTGGTTATTATAAACCTTTCCCCTTTGTGTTGCAACAATGGGAAGGGCATCATTTtgctttgaaaaaaaatctgcttttCCCCAAACATGAATAATCAGGGAATAACATTAACGCATATATTTCATACATAACATTTCTCTGTGCCACAGCCTGGTGTAAGCATGTTTGAAGTGTATCTGTTTAGTAATTTGTATACTAATACTACCCTTTGTATGAAATATTGTATTCATAAACAAGAACTGACTACAATTGACTTACATATTTCAAAAGAAATACCACTTCGGATGTTAAGTATGTTCAAGTACTTTAACATGGGATATATCAGGCTTCTCTTGCTGAGCAGAACAAAAAAATgcttacaagcacacacaaaatatttttgaaGGATTCTTAAATGTAAAATCCTAGCACAGGCACCATCAGTTTAGACAACATATTCCTCTTTTAAAGTGTCCAAGTATCCATTACTAATATAATGTGGCTATTTTCACCTTAACCTGAATACATGTGCATCCTTCACACACTCCAACATTCCAAATGATTCTACAAATGCTGTTATTCTTTCAGTCCTGCAGAGGTATGTGGCAAATAAAGCACAAAATTTGACCTTCTGAAGCTCTCTTGTGGGACGCTACAAAGCAGCTGACCCAGAGCCTCACGCTGAGGCGCCCATGTCTGTTTTATTCATAGTATGGGGCAGTTCTGGCCACAGCGCAGCTGCAGTGACTCTGtggagtcctcctcctccagagttCTCCCTCCAAGGGTCTGAGACCGAGCCGGCCGCTCCACGGCAGCTCCCAATTCTGGATGAATCTTTCCGTCAGGAAGCTTGAACTCCACAGAGGCAAACGAGGAGAAGCTGCTGTTCTTCTTGGCCCAATTCTTTGCTGGTTGCTCTTGTGGGGAGACCCTGTTCCCCCTTGTGACTTCTCCATGCCTACCACTGCCATTGCTGCTGCTCTTGTAATTTAGGAAAGGGTCTGAGTCACTACTGTGCGGTATTGTGAAATACGTGCATTTAGGGGTTGACGGCTTAgccatctcctccagctccgaTGAGGATATGACAGCGAGTGGAGACTGATGGTTCAGATACTGTGAGGTCTGTACATCTTCATCCTGACCTGAGTCAATAGAAGATGAGTCCACTTGGCCATACATTCCCATGCTCAATGGAGGCGATGAGGTTCGGATGAGGTGGTTTTCCTTCAGCAGCCACCTGCCTTTGTCAATTAGCACACCTTCACGGAGATCTGTTTGAGAATAAAAAGACAAGCACTGCACAGATTCAGAATCTCCGTTGAATGAACTTGATGAGTGAGTCGATGAGTAAACTTGATGATGAGCTAATGTTTTATCCTGGTATGAGACCACTGATGCAGTGTCCTGATTAGAGTTATAGCTAAACACGCTTTTTCGATCAGACTTTGAGGTAACATTTGACTTTTGACTTAAGGGAGACCTGATGGATCTGATGGATCTATTCTCAGTCATAGCACTGAGTTTGCCATCTGACTCTTCACTGTTTCGATCTTTCTGATCATGTGAAGTGGACACCTTGTCTGGCTCTGGTGTTATTGACTTACTCACACTGGGCAGAGATCCCTGGGAGTCTGCAGTGTGTCCTCTAGGTGTTGAGCCTCTGGATGTGGCCAATCCCAAATGGAGAGCCTCAGTGGATGATAAGACCTTCTTTGTTCCAGTATTTGTAGATGTGGAACTTCTAATGGAAGACCTCTCACTGTTTCGATCTATCTGATCATGTGAAGTGGGCACCCTGTCTGGCTCCTCATCTCCTACATCTGTAGAAATGTCAAGAGACATCTGTGACTTCTCTCCACTGTCTGCTGTGTCAGATCTGTAGTCAGACAAGTCTGAGGTATTTGGGCTGGGCAGTCGTTTTAGACCATACTGACTGTCTATATTTATTTTGGTGTCGAGCATTTCTGTAATACACTTTGCTTCACCTACTTCAGGCTGTATTCTCAGATTACCATTGGAATCATATGTAAAAgtaagagaggatgagagtagAGCTTTATTAACAAATGCCAGCAGCTCCTGAGATAACTCCGCAGGGAGAAGAACACCAGGGTAGCCCTGTtggtcatcctcctcctcctccttctcatcaGGATAGAGCCCATTTTCACTATGAGTATCATTGTGACCTTCGCATGAAGTGACACCCTCAAGTGAGTCCTTCTTTCCTTCCACTAAAGCATCTGCTTGTGCAAGATCATCAGCTTGTACTGACAGGCCTCcaccatcttcctcttcctcaaggTCATCCAACTGCTGCACAtgaccctcctcttcctcaaggTCATCTGACTGTTGCACAtggccctcctcctcttcttcaagGTCATCGGACTGTTGCACATggccctcctcctcatcatcatgtCTATCCCCACAGGTAACCTCCTCTTCTGCAGCAATATGACCACTTTCACTTTTGGCTTCCTCTGACTGAGGGTCTGTGTCATGACCTTTCCAAGACCCTGACTCCCTGTCTTCTCTCGGCACAGACTCTTCATGACCACTTTCATATATGCCATCTTCTGACTGAGGGTCTGTGTCATGAACTTTCCAAGACCCTGACCCCCTGTTTATGTCTATCGGCACAGACTCTTCATGACCACTTTCATATTTGGCTTCTTCTGATTGATGGTCTGTGTCATGACCTTTCCAAGACTCAGAGTCTCTGTCCGTGTCTTTCGGCTCAGACTCTGTTATGGGTGTGAGGAACCGTTCATGATCTATATCCTCTGAATATCCTGTTCGGGATCCTGTTTCTTCACATTTGATGCTCTCTTCTTCATTACTGTCACCGAGACTTCTTCCTTCTTCTGCTGAACTGACAGCTTCTACTGTCTTTGTCTGAGTGTTGCTGGTCTCCTCTACATTCTCTTCATCCATAGAATCTACCCTCTCTACATCATCAGTATATGCAATAGGCATACCTTCTACTTGTTC from Sardina pilchardus chromosome 2, fSarPil1.1, whole genome shotgun sequence includes the following:
- the LOC134100945 gene encoding protein transport protein Sec61 subunit gamma-like; protein product: MDQVVQFVEPGRQFVKDSIRLVKRCTKPDRKEFQKIALATAIGFAIMGFIGFFVKLIHIPINNIIVGG